One bacterium genomic region harbors:
- a CDS encoding T9SS type A sorting domain-containing protein encodes MEKINSLKKCFSLLIGILVSTALFASAPDTLWTRTYGGLENDGGTSVQQTSDGGFVLAGTTESFGAGYYDVYLIRIDSLGDTLWTKTFGGTYGDLGYSIQQTSDGGFIIAGTTSSFGTGGYDVYLIRTNSSGDTLWTKTFGGTNEEAGFSVQQTSDDGFIIVGYTQSFGTGGADVYLIRTDSLGNTLWTRTIGGAGRDVGYSVQQTKDGGVIIAGWTSSFGAGQEDAYLIRTDSLGDTLWTRTFGGVYGDYGYSVKQTSDGGFVVTGEISFVGGGDYDVGFIKTDSSGTPLWAKAFGGTAEDGGYSVQQTSDSGFIIAGYTASFSLGYKDVHIIRTNSLGDTLWTKTFGGTGNDNASSVQQAQNGGFIIAGRTTSFGAGGGDVYLIRLGKETGVEEQANLDFGLGIAELKIIKNKIYLDVSKSINADVKIYDLGGRLQSTVYEGALKKGNYTFVTNIKKNGIYFVRLSTGTLKVTKKITVIK; translated from the coding sequence ATGGAAAAGATAAATTCTTTAAAGAAATGTTTTTCATTACTTATAGGGATATTGGTATCAACTGCATTATTCGCATCCGCACCCGATACCCTCTGGACAAGGACTTATGGGGGGCTTGAGAATGATGGGGGTACGTCAGTTCAACAAACTTCTGATGGTGGATTTGTTCTTGCGGGCACGACAGAATCCTTCGGAGCAGGATATTATGATGTGTATCTCATTAGAATAGATTCCCTAGGAGACACCCTCTGGACTAAAACTTTTGGTGGAACTTACGGGGATTTGGGTTATTCAATTCAGCAGACTTCTGACGGCGGTTTTATCATTGCAGGTACTACAAGCTCTTTCGGGACAGGCGGATACGATGTCTATCTTATCAGGACAAATTCTTCCGGCGATACCCTCTGGACAAAAACTTTCGGCGGAACTAACGAAGAAGCTGGTTTTTCAGTTCAACAAACTTCTGACGACGGATTTATTATTGTAGGCTATACACAATCTTTCGGGACAGGCGGTGCCGATGTCTATCTCATCAGGACAGATTCCTTAGGCAATACGCTGTGGACAAGAACTATTGGCGGAGCTGGTCGTGATGTAGGCTATTCAGTTCAGCAAACTAAAGATGGGGGGGTTATCATCGCAGGCTGGACATCCTCCTTCGGGGCTGGACAGGAAGATGCATATCTTATCAGGACAGATTCTTTGGGTGACACCTTGTGGACAAGAACTTTTGGCGGAGTTTATGGTGATTATGGGTATTCTGTTAAACAGACCTCTGATGGCGGATTTGTCGTTACAGGAGAAATAAGTTTCGTGGGAGGAGGCGATTATGATGTTGGTTTCATTAAGACAGATTCTTCAGGTACTCCTCTGTGGGCAAAAGCTTTTGGTGGAACTGCTGAAGACGGTGGTTATTCAGTTCAGCAGACTTCTGATAGCGGTTTTATCATTGCAGGATATACAGCATCTTTCAGTTTAGGCTATAAAGATGTCCACATCATCAGGACAAACTCCTTGGGCGATACTCTTTGGACAAAGACTTTCGGCGGGACTGGTAATGATAACGCATCTTCCGTTCAACAGGCTCAAAATGGTGGATTTATCATTGCAGGACGGACAACCTCTTTCGGGGCAGGTGGTGGAGATGTCTATCTGATTAGGCTGGGGAAAGAAACAGGGGTAGAAGAACAGGCAAATTTGGATTTTGGATTGGGGATTGCGGAATTAAAAATAATTAAAAATAAGATTTATTTGGATGTGTCAAAGAGTATAAATGCGGATGTGAAAATATACGATTTGGGCGGAAGGCTTCAAAGCACTGTTTATGAAGGTGCATTAAAGAAAGGCAATTATACTTTTGTGACGAATATTAAAAAGAATGGAATATATTTTGTGAGACTATCAACGGGCACACTTAAAGTTACAAAGAAAATTACAGTTATAAAATAA
- a CDS encoding tetratricopeptide repeat protein: MKSKKKLAQKLPSLFILIIVFCLLTFLLIQQRKTKEWNNKGVAFFKSRQYEEAITAYDKAIRIKHNNAMAWHNKGWALFQLGKYEEALSAFDKALNINKNFAGAWDGKGWSLAKLGQYNESLPAFDKATTIKQSFAGAWYGKGWALGKLGRYEEALTVFDKALNVRPNFSEAWESKGWTLDKLGRYEESQTAFEKAKESGKRNGKLPKKQQAR; this comes from the coding sequence ATGAAAAGTAAAAAAAAGTTAGCACAAAAGTTGCCCTCCTTGTTTATTTTAATAATTGTATTCTGTCTTCTAACTTTTCTGTTAATCCAACAAAGGAAAACAAAAGAGTGGAACAACAAGGGCGTAGCATTTTTCAAATCCCGTCAATACGAGGAAGCGATAACGGCTTACGACAAAGCAATACGCATAAAGCACAATAATGCGATGGCGTGGCACAACAAAGGTTGGGCATTGTTTCAGCTTGGAAAATACGAGGAAGCGCTAAGTGCTTTTGATAAAGCGCTAAACATAAACAAAAATTTTGCGGGAGCGTGGGACGGGAAAGGATGGTCACTTGCGAAACTCGGTCAATACAATGAATCTCTGCCGGCTTTTGACAAAGCAACAACTATAAAACAAAGTTTCGCAGGAGCATGGTATGGCAAAGGTTGGGCGCTGGGTAAGCTCGGGCGATACGAAGAGGCACTGACAGTTTTTGATAAAGCATTAAACGTAAGACCTAATTTTTCGGAAGCGTGGGAAAGTAAAGGTTGGACGCTTGATAAACTCGGAAGATATGAGGAATCACAGACGGCTTTTGAAAAAGCAAAAGAATCCGGAAAGAGAAACGGGAAACTACCAAAAAAACAGCAGGCGAGATAA
- a CDS encoding T9SS type A sorting domain-containing protein, with the protein MYKFLSVLGFVFLFSLNIKAATVKAPDTLWTKTYGGANIDIGHSVQQTQDNGFIVAGYTAPTTSEDTGDIYLLKTNSTGDTVWTKIYGDSADDRAYSVKQSFDNGFIIAGYTASFGHGKEDVYLIKTDSVGDTLWTKTYGGAEDEEGTLVQQTVDNGTIIVGYTTSFGAGLADVYLIKTDSAGDTLWTRTYGGSENDVGISVQQTQDSGFIIAGWTASFDTNYADFYLIKTDVNGDTLWTRTFAKYDYTIAYSVRQTKDNGFIVAGIMESDMWDIDVYLVKTDANGDTMWTRTYGGYDDEEVYCVEETQDSGFIIAGYVGAMSVGSGYLMRTNANGDTMWTRSYGGTNDNKFSFVQQTQDEGFIAAGYLYSSGANVYLVKLGKEPGIEETNKSVSDITLQIQPNPFTNISTIAYQLPKESYVSLKLYDMSGRCLKTLTEGTKKAGYHNENLEANKYPNGVYFIKFATGKHRESKKLILMK; encoded by the coding sequence ATGTATAAATTTTTAAGTGTTTTAGGATTTGTATTTTTATTTAGCTTAAACATAAAAGCTGCTACTGTCAAAGCGCCGGACACATTGTGGACAAAAACTTATGGTGGGGCAAATATTGACATAGGTCATTCGGTTCAACAAACGCAGGACAATGGTTTTATCGTTGCAGGATATACGGCTCCTACAACAAGCGAAGACACCGGAGACATTTATTTACTAAAAACAAATTCTACCGGAGATACGGTCTGGACAAAAATCTATGGCGATAGCGCTGACGATAGAGCTTATTCAGTTAAACAATCGTTTGATAATGGTTTTATTATTGCAGGTTATACCGCTTCTTTCGGGCATGGTAAGGAAGATGTATATTTAATAAAAACGGACTCGGTCGGGGATACATTGTGGACAAAAACTTATGGTGGAGCTGAAGATGAAGAAGGGACACTTGTTCAACAAACAGTAGATAACGGAACTATTATAGTCGGATATACAACTTCTTTCGGAGCTGGTTTGGCTGATGTATACTTAATAAAAACAGATTCCGCCGGAGATACTCTATGGACCAGAACTTATGGCGGGAGCGAGAATGACGTAGGCATATCCGTCCAACAAACTCAAGATAGCGGTTTTATTATTGCAGGATGGACAGCTTCTTTTGATACAAATTATGCTGATTTTTATTTAATAAAAACTGATGTAAACGGAGATACCCTCTGGACAAGAACGTTTGCCAAATATGATTATACCATTGCTTATTCTGTCAGACAAACAAAAGACAATGGCTTTATTGTTGCAGGGATTATGGAAAGTGATATGTGGGATATAGATGTTTATCTGGTAAAAACCGATGCAAATGGAGATACTATGTGGACAAGAACTTACGGCGGATACGATGACGAAGAGGTTTATTGTGTTGAAGAAACACAAGACAGCGGTTTTATTATTGCGGGATACGTAGGCGCAATGAGTGTTGGTTCGGGCTACCTGATGAGAACGAATGCTAACGGAGATACTATGTGGACAAGAAGTTACGGCGGGACAAACGATAATAAATTCTCTTTTGTCCAACAAACACAGGATGAAGGATTTATTGCCGCAGGTTATTTATATTCAAGCGGTGCAAATGTCTATCTGGTAAAACTCGGGAAAGAACCCGGCATTGAAGAAACCAATAAATCGGTTTCCGATATTACCCTGCAAATTCAACCGAACCCATTTACCAATATTTCAACAATAGCGTATCAATTACCAAAAGAGTCTTATGTTTCATTAAAACTTTATGATATGTCCGGCAGATGTTTAAAAACGTTAACCGAAGGAACAAAGAAAGCCGGTTATCATAACGAGAATCTTGAGGCAAACAAATATCCGAATGGGGTATATTTCATAAAGTTTGCCACAGGAAAACATAGGGAAAGCAAAAAATTGATACTGATGAAATAG
- the panB gene encoding 3-methyl-2-oxobutanoate hydroxymethyltransferase, giving the protein MVIPKITPQSLCELKRQGEKVALLTAYDYPTALIEDSLGIEIILVGDSFGMTVLGYDSTLKVGMQEMLMACGAVGRAVKRAMIVADMPFMSYQSSNSAAIKNAGKFVASANADGVKVEGAGTTLERIKAIIGAGIPVMGHIGFTPQSLKKFGTYKVVGKIDTEEKQLIEDAKALEKVGVFSIIVECVSSKIIKEIKKAVKIPIYGIGAGADCDGQILVVNDILGLFQGKLPKYVKKYADLTPVIEKAIKEYISDVKNNKYPDEEHTYR; this is encoded by the coding sequence ATGGTAATACCAAAAATAACCCCCCAATCTCTTTGTGAACTAAAACGACAAGGCGAGAAAGTAGCACTGCTTACGGCTTACGATTACCCAACAGCCCTTATAGAAGATAGCCTTGGCATAGAAATAATCCTTGTCGGGGATTCATTCGGGATGACCGTCCTGGGATACGATTCAACGCTAAAAGTCGGGATGCAGGAAATGCTGATGGCTTGCGGCGCAGTAGGCAGAGCCGTAAAACGTGCAATGATAGTAGCGGATATGCCTTTTATGAGTTACCAGTCGTCTAATTCCGCTGCCATAAAAAATGCAGGGAAGTTCGTCGCTTCTGCGAATGCAGATGGGGTAAAAGTTGAAGGCGCAGGGACGACACTCGAAAGAATTAAAGCGATTATAGGCGCGGGGATTCCCGTAATGGGACACATCGGATTTACTCCACAGTCTTTGAAAAAATTCGGTACTTATAAAGTAGTCGGCAAAATTGATACGGAAGAAAAACAACTTATTGAAGACGCAAAAGCGTTGGAAAAAGTCGGAGTGTTTTCTATAATCGTTGAATGCGTATCAAGTAAAATCATAAAAGAAATTAAGAAGGCGGTGAAAATTCCCATCTATGGAATAGGTGCCGGAGCGGACTGTGACGGGCAGATTCTTGTGGTAAATGATATACTTGGATTGTTTCAGGGGAAGTTGCCAAAGTACGTAAAAAAATATGCCGACCTGACTCCCGTAATTGAGAAAGCAATAAAAGAATACATCAGTGATGTAAAAAATAATAAATACCCCGACGAAGAACATACGTATAGGTGA
- a CDS encoding DUF1844 domain-containing protein, producing MDETNNTLNEIPEASFIGIILFLATIASQHLGLVKNPLSDKVEKDTRLAKYSIDSLEILKDKTKNNLAKEESELLESILSELKLAYIKVEADGNTKNNPPISL from the coding sequence ATGGACGAAACAAATAACACTTTAAATGAAATTCCGGAAGCATCGTTCATAGGAATAATATTGTTTCTTGCAACGATAGCATCCCAACACCTTGGATTGGTTAAAAATCCGTTGAGCGATAAAGTGGAAAAAGATACCAGGCTGGCAAAATATTCAATAGACTCCCTTGAGATACTTAAAGACAAAACTAAAAACAATCTTGCTAAAGAAGAAAGCGAACTTTTGGAAAGCATTTTAAGCGAATTAAAATTGGCTTATATCAAAGTAGAGGCAGATGGTAATACCAAAAATAACCCCCCAATCTCTTTGTGA
- a CDS encoding folylpolyglutamate synthase/dihydrofolate synthase family protein, whose translation MMDFKEALNFLYSFKNWEKIPDYEIELKGFKQFLKKIGSPETKVKNPILVGGTKGKGSTVSFLTAIFNKMGKTGVYTSPHFISVLERIRIADPSASTKEEGGNRIPEKDFIKILEELKPFITEERTTFEILTTIAFIHFARQSTEFSVFEIGLGGRLDATNVVNPVVSVLVPISLDHTEVLGNTLADIAREKCGIIKENGKVISAPQDEEVMLVIKEICMERNATLKVIGEDFFCEHPECSIDGAKFTVNGREYYIPLLGRHQIINAMTAILTAQTCGVPDEIIQAGLKEATIRGRLEIMWRQPYVVFDGAHNVASAWVLRRSIIELFNFKKLILVFGLLKDKDKEAIIQTLAPITDYAIITPVKVERSANPEELLEIFKKEKIPAEIASDSHSALKIALKRAKEKDLILATGSLYLIGELLGNTKWTIIN comes from the coding sequence ATGATGGACTTCAAAGAAGCTTTAAATTTTTTATACAGTTTTAAGAACTGGGAAAAAATCCCTGATTATGAGATTGAACTCAAAGGATTCAAACAGTTTTTAAAAAAGATAGGCTCTCCCGAGACGAAAGTAAAAAACCCAATACTGGTAGGCGGGACAAAAGGGAAGGGGTCTACGGTATCCTTTTTAACGGCTATTTTTAACAAAATGGGTAAGACGGGAGTTTACACTTCCCCGCATTTTATAAGCGTATTGGAACGTATAAGAATAGCAGACCCTTCTGCCTCAACAAAAGAGGAAGGCGGCAATCGAATACCCGAGAAAGATTTCATTAAAATCCTTGAAGAATTAAAACCGTTTATAACTGAAGAGCGAACAACATTTGAAATTTTAACGACAATTGCTTTTATACATTTTGCAAGACAATCTACGGAATTTTCCGTTTTTGAAATCGGGCTTGGCGGAAGACTTGATGCTACAAATGTAGTCAACCCGGTAGTATCGGTTCTTGTGCCTATAAGTCTTGACCATACGGAAGTGTTGGGAAATACATTGGCGGACATAGCAAGAGAGAAATGCGGGATAATAAAAGAAAACGGCAAAGTCATATCCGCTCCGCAGGACGAAGAAGTTATGCTTGTAATAAAAGAAATTTGTATGGAAAGAAACGCAACGCTTAAAGTAATAGGGGAAGATTTCTTTTGTGAGCATCCCGAATGCAGTATAGACGGGGCTAAATTTACCGTGAACGGCAGGGAGTATTACATACCTCTTCTCGGGAGACACCAGATAATAAATGCGATGACGGCAATCCTGACGGCGCAGACTTGCGGAGTGCCTGACGAAATAATACAGGCGGGATTAAAAGAAGCGACCATTCGGGGCAGACTGGAAATTATGTGGAGACAGCCATACGTCGTATTTGACGGAGCACATAACGTAGCATCGGCGTGGGTATTGCGAAGAAGTATAATTGAATTGTTTAATTTCAAAAAACTGATTTTGGTTTTCGGACTTCTAAAAGATAAAGACAAAGAAGCTATCATTCAAACACTTGCGCCAATAACGGACTATGCAATTATAACTCCCGTTAAAGTAGAGCGGTCTGCAAATCCTGAAGAACTGCTGGAGATTTTTAAGAAGGAAAAAATACCCGCAGAAATAGCTTCGGATTCTCACAGCGCGCTAAAAATAGCGCTTAAAAGAGCAAAAGAAAAAGATTTGATTTTGGCAACGGGGTCGTTGTATCTAATAGGAGAACTTTTAGGAAATACAAAGTGGACAATAATAAACTAA
- a CDS encoding pyridoxine 5'-phosphate synthase, translated as MLRLGVNIDHIATIREVRKTQFPDPVQAAVLVELAGADSITVHLRQDRRHIKERDIELLKNTLNIKLNVEIALNKEILDFIVKVKPFSCCLVPERVEEITTEGGLDIIKFSEQVKQTVRTLKKAGIYTAIFIEPEESMIKYAPQCEAEIIELHTGKYADATTPAQIATELSRIQNAAKFAKSLGLEVHAGHGLHYHNVIPIAQIPEIEELNIGHSIISRAMFVGLETAIREMAKLMRR; from the coding sequence ATGTTACGATTAGGAGTGAATATAGATCATATCGCTACCATACGAGAGGTGCGAAAAACACAATTCCCTGACCCGGTGCAGGCAGCAGTTTTAGTAGAACTTGCAGGAGCAGACTCAATCACGGTGCATCTCAGACAGGACCGCAGACACATAAAAGAAAGAGATATTGAGCTTCTAAAAAATACTTTGAACATAAAATTAAACGTAGAAATTGCATTAAATAAAGAAATCTTGGATTTTATCGTAAAGGTAAAACCTTTTTCCTGTTGTCTTGTGCCTGAAAGGGTTGAAGAAATAACAACGGAAGGTGGATTGGACATCATAAAATTTTCAGAACAGGTAAAACAAACAGTAAGAACGCTAAAAAAAGCAGGCATATATACGGCAATTTTTATAGAGCCTGAAGAAAGTATGATAAAATACGCTCCGCAATGCGAAGCAGAAATTATAGAACTACACACCGGAAAATACGCAGACGCAACTACCCCCGCGCAAATTGCAACTGAACTTTCACGTATTCAAAATGCGGCCAAATTTGCAAAGTCACTAGGTTTAGAGGTGCACGCAGGGCACGGATTACATTATCATAATGTAATTCCCATAGCACAAATTCCCGAGATTGAAGAACTTAATATCGGGCATTCGATTATTTCCCGCGCTATGTTTGTCGGGTTGGAAACAGCAATAAGGGAAATGGCGAAACTGATGAGGCGGTAA
- a CDS encoding ABC transporter ATP-binding protein, with protein MDNIIKVEGLSKSYSKFGKKKALAVDNVSFEVDKGEVFGFLGPNGAGKTTTLLLMLGFLKPDTGTIKLFGKENDDMGIRAKIGYVPENPAFHKFLTGKELLNFHAELYGIKEQKEKIVSEMLKKIGLEEAKGKRVSTYSRGMLQRLSMGQALLNNPDLLFLDEPTLGLDPIGIVDIRNIILEMREQGKTIFLNSHQLSEVEKVCTRVAFMKQAKIIETYKTSELTESLEDLFIKIIGKEI; from the coding sequence ATGGATAATATTATAAAAGTTGAGGGGTTGAGTAAGTCTTACAGTAAATTCGGGAAGAAAAAAGCCTTAGCCGTTGACAATGTTAGTTTTGAGGTGGATAAAGGTGAAGTTTTTGGGTTCCTCGGTCCAAACGGCGCAGGTAAAACGACTACCCTACTGCTGATGTTAGGTTTTCTCAAACCTGATACCGGTACAATAAAACTTTTTGGGAAAGAAAATGATGATATGGGAATAAGGGCAAAAATCGGGTATGTCCCGGAAAACCCGGCTTTCCATAAGTTTCTTACAGGAAAAGAATTGCTGAATTTTCATGCCGAGCTTTATGGAATAAAAGAACAGAAAGAAAAAATAGTCTCGGAAATGTTAAAAAAAATTGGGCTGGAAGAAGCAAAGGGAAAAAGAGTATCAACTTACTCCCGCGGTATGCTCCAGCGTCTTAGTATGGGACAGGCTTTGTTAAACAACCCTGACTTACTCTTTTTGGATGAACCGACTCTTGGGTTAGACCCAATCGGTATCGTTGACATCCGAAACATAATCCTTGAAATGCGGGAACAGGGAAAAACAATTTTTCTTAATTCTCACCAGCTTTCGGAAGTTGAAAAAGTATGCACGCGAGTTGCATTTATGAAACAAGCAAAAATTATTGAGACTTATAAAACAAGTGAACTTACAGAATCTCTGGAAGACTTGTTTATCAAAATTATAGGAAAAGAAATATGA
- a CDS encoding PDZ domain-containing protein encodes MTQRDFPKYLVIPLALCAVLYGAFLAKEKIEEKKAAAKLEWTDYSQAGKKAKILGKLILIDFYSALCMPCQKMDETTYRDSRVIELLKKEFILVKVDQKNWFNPSVKIGTNGDFNDSTHIIDGEDIAEQYHISSVPTVVIADSLGIEIGRVMGYREPATFIREIQNILKHKNPVLPEGNDIEGKGFLGVGFLAFDKDGNKGLEIKTIAPNSPAEQAGLQVDDIIVEVNEKTITEEKDLTKFIIETDPGQKLTFTILRENKKQKITTVLSELPDSLVKQRLADKAYKAYKNKNYKESVEIYEKVIQTKGNTDNGIFYDAACSFALAGNKDKAFEYLGKAVDNGYCNLQWMRTDTDLASLHKDPRFKKILRECRKAQKENVSMFLKEASVYKAGREWIYKGSFLDIKGKVTSSQSVILKIPGGDFLGQQIKIRWSYEEGSSEETGVIDDSKEVWIHPPREGDFKFTELTAFPEIHKPFIKGKKWKGVLSIGKGWGKWEGLTIKNEREIVGQKDVSNFTGCWQIDTKAESKEGIYKATFYFHPEYGFVRWEYTKPDSTKVILDLEKVSGF; translated from the coding sequence ATGACACAAAGAGATTTTCCAAAATATCTTGTTATACCTCTTGCTTTATGCGCTGTTCTTTATGGTGCGTTCCTGGCTAAAGAAAAGATTGAAGAAAAAAAAGCTGCTGCCAAACTTGAATGGACAGATTACAGTCAGGCGGGAAAGAAAGCTAAAATATTAGGTAAACTCATACTGATTGATTTTTATTCTGCTTTGTGTATGCCCTGCCAGAAAATGGATGAAACGACTTACAGAGATTCCCGGGTTATTGAATTGCTCAAAAAGGAATTCATATTGGTAAAAGTAGACCAAAAAAATTGGTTCAACCCAAGTGTAAAAATTGGAACAAATGGGGATTTTAACGATTCTACACATATTATAGATGGTGAAGATATTGCCGAGCAATATCATATTTCCAGCGTGCCTACTGTCGTTATTGCTGATTCCCTTGGCATAGAAATAGGTAGAGTAATGGGATATCGTGAGCCCGCAACATTTATAAGAGAAATCCAAAACATATTAAAACACAAAAATCCTGTCCTGCCCGAAGGGAATGATATAGAAGGGAAAGGGTTCTTGGGAGTAGGGTTTTTAGCGTTTGATAAAGATGGAAATAAAGGCTTAGAGATAAAAACCATAGCTCCAAATAGTCCTGCTGAACAGGCAGGTCTTCAAGTAGACGATATAATCGTTGAGGTTAACGAGAAAACCATTACGGAAGAAAAAGACTTAACGAAGTTTATTATAGAAACTGACCCCGGTCAAAAATTAACATTTACTATTTTAAGGGAAAACAAAAAACAGAAAATAACAACCGTCTTATCTGAATTGCCGGATTCTCTTGTAAAACAAAGATTAGCCGATAAAGCATACAAAGCATACAAGAACAAAAACTACAAGGAATCTGTAGAAATATATGAAAAAGTAATTCAAACAAAAGGTAACACTGACAATGGAATTTTTTATGATGCAGCTTGCTCTTTTGCTCTGGCTGGGAATAAGGACAAAGCTTTTGAATACCTTGGAAAAGCTGTAGATAATGGATACTGTAATCTGCAATGGATGAGAACAGATACTGATTTGGCATCCCTTCACAAAGACCCGAGATTCAAAAAAATTCTCCGGGAATGCAGGAAAGCGCAAAAAGAAAATGTAAGTATGTTTTTAAAAGAAGCAAGCGTGTATAAGGCAGGCAGGGAGTGGATATATAAAGGAAGCTTCTTGGATATTAAAGGAAAAGTTACTTCTTCTCAATCCGTTATACTAAAAATTCCGGGAGGAGATTTTCTGGGACAGCAAATTAAGATAAGATGGAGCTACGAAGAAGGAAGCTCAGAGGAAACAGGTGTTATCGATGACTCTAAGGAAGTATGGATTCACCCGCCTCGCGAGGGAGATTTTAAGTTTACAGAGCTCACTGCTTTTCCCGAGATTCACAAACCTTTCATAAAAGGCAAAAAATGGAAAGGAGTACTTAGCATAGGGAAAGGATGGGGGAAGTGGGAAGGACTTACAATAAAGAATGAGCGTGAAATTGTTGGACAAAAAGATGTTTCTAATTTCACAGGATGCTGGCAAATTGATACAAAAGCAGAAAGCAAAGAAGGTATTTATAAAGCCACTTTTTATTTTCACCCTGAATACGGATTTGTTCGTTGGGAATATACAAAACCCGACAGCACAAAAGTTATTCTCGACCTCGAAAAAGTCTCAGGATTTTAA